In one Silene latifolia isolate original U9 population chromosome 10, ASM4854445v1, whole genome shotgun sequence genomic region, the following are encoded:
- the LOC141607265 gene encoding uncharacterized protein LOC141607265, producing the protein MEYLSRNLTYSTGANEFKYYPMCKQMKLTHLMFANDLLLFCKGDGPSIMTILRSFATLSKTSCLNMSKGKSNAYFNGVNESLKQDILRISGMVEGALPFKYLGVPIKTTRLNAKDCKPLIDKIVQRIRNLEARKLSYAVYIKGDNWLKYSPTNNSSWSWRKICCVKTLYQESYQHHIWATYQGREYSITKGYDSIRNKGERVQWHQLVWNKCTIPKHRFLTWIHMHNALNTKEKLHKLGISDDDTCEICRNGTETASHLFFACEYSSRVLTLVGGFIGESISADAPTEWRRGMKGSGMRKDIINAIINACIYSIWKQQNLCKPELILLKSAKLVNQIIKEVTGRTLSFPENLGVRDREWLEGLRIRS; encoded by the exons ATGGAGTACCTGTCTAGGAATTTAACTTATTCAACTGGAGCCAATGAGTTTAAATACTATCCAATGTGTAAGCAGATGAAGCTCACTCATCTTATGTTTGCAAATGACCTGTTACTATTTTGTAAAGGAGATGGCCCTTCAATTATGACTATTCTCAGATCCTTTGCAACTCTCTCTAAAACCTCATGCCTTAATATGAGCAAGGGCAAATCCAATGCCTACTTCAATGGGGTTAATGAGAGCTTGAAACAGGATATTTTGAGGATTTCAGGGATGGTTGAAGGGGCCCTACCTTTCAAATACCTTGGAGTTCCTATTAAAACCACAAGACTTAATGCCAAGGATTGTAAGCCCCTCATTGATAAAATAGTTCAGAGAATAAGGAATTTGGAGGCTAGAAAGTTATCCTATGCAG TGTACATAAAAGGGGATAACTGGCTTAAGTATTCTCCTACAAATAACTCGAGTTGGTCATGGAGGAAAATCTGCTGTGTTAAGACCCTTTATCAAGAATCCTATCAGCATCACATCTGGGCTACATATCAGGGAAGAGAATACTCAATCACCAAAGGGTATGATTCCATCAGAAACAAAGGGGAGCGAGTTCAGTGGCATCAGCTCGTCTGGAATAAATGCACTATTCCTAAACACAGATTCCTAACTTGGATTCATATGCATAATGCTCTAAACACCAAGGAGAAGCTTCATAAATTAGGGATAAGTGATGATGATACCTGTGAAATTTGTAGAAATGGTACTGAGACGGCCTCGCATCTTTTCTTTGCATGTGAGTACAGCTCCAGAGTCCTTACCCTAGTAGGCGGATTTATTggagagagcatatcagcagatGCTCCCACAGAATGGAGGAGAGGAATGAAGGGTTCTGGGATGCGGAAAGACATCATCAACGCCATTATCAACGCCTGTATCTATTCCATCTGGAAGCAACAGAACTTATGTAAGCCCGAATTAATTCTGCTTAAGTCAGCGAAATTGGTTAATCAGATCATTAAAGAGGTTACTGGTCGTACCTTGAGCTTTCCTGAGAATCTGGGAGTACGAGACAGAGAATGGTTGGAAGGATTGCGGATCCGCTCTTGA
- the LOC141607263 gene encoding uncharacterized protein LOC141607263 yields the protein MAYVDFPPENPFSLNKGYDQIVFQGSSWAWKRICRIKDQLLAGYVNNGWLTEDDEYSIAKGYQWLGTATPVVTWYKCIWNSINAPKQQFIGWLWIQGRLLTKDRLCSMGIGSDSQCELCGAAVESHDHLFFGCEFSKKCLQLVNGWCHSAIPPQQLMDWWSCQLDHKDVLAAVILALIYHIWWARNHCRVTQMVWSPEVIFRRLKNDIMIRISSKNKDRTRRALS from the exons ATGGCCTATGTTGATTTCCCCCCAGAGAACCCTTTCTCACTAAACAAGGGTTATGATCAAATTGTCTTTCAG GGGAGTAGTTGGGCCTGGAAACGCATTTGTAGGATCAAGGATCAACTTCTTGCAGGGTACGTGAACAATGGATGGCTTACAGAGGATGATGAGTATTCCATTGCCAAAGGCTATCAATGGTTGGGTACTGCCACTCCTGTTGTAACATGGTATAAGTGCATCTGGAATAGTATTAATGCCCCAAAACAGCAGTTCATTGGATGGCTTTGGATTCAAGGCCGTTTGCTTACTAAGGACAGACTTTGCTCCATGGGCATTGGTTCAGATTCACAATGTGAATTATGTGGTGCTGCTGTTGAGAGCCATGACCATTTATTTTTTGGTTGTGAGTTCAGCAAGAAATGCTTGCAGCTGGTGAATGGATGGTGTCACAGTGCCATTCCTCCTCAGCAGCTTATGGACTGGTGGTCTTGTCAGTTGGATCATAAAGACGTTCTGGCAGCTGTAATTTTGGCGTTGATTTATCACATCTGGTGGGCTCGAAACCATTGTAGAGTCACACAGATGGTATGGTCTCCTGAAGTCATCTTTAGGCGGCTTAAGAATGATATAATGATACGTATTAGTAGTAAGAACAAGGATAGGACAAGGAGAGCCTTAAGTTGA